The Tenrec ecaudatus isolate mTenEca1 chromosome 7, mTenEca1.hap1, whole genome shotgun sequence genome window below encodes:
- the ZBTB12 gene encoding zinc finger and BTB domain-containing protein 12, giving the protein MASGVEVLRFQLPGHEAATLRNMNQLRAEERFCDVTIVADSLKFRGHKVILAACSPFLRDQFLLNPSSELQVSLMHSARIVADLLLSCYTGALEFAVRDIVNYLTAASYLQMEHVVEKCRNALSQFIEPKIGLKEDGVSEASLVSGVSATKSLLPPARTPKPAPKPPPPPPLPPPLLRPVKLEFPLDEDLELKAEEEDEDEDEDVSDICIVKVESALEVAHRLKPPGGLGGGLGIGASVGSHLGELAQSSVPPSPVAPPQGVVKACYSLSEDAEGEGLLLIPGGRASVGATSGLVEAAAVAMAARGAGGSLGAGGSRGPLPGGFSGGNPLKNIKCTKCPEVFQGVEKLVFHMRAQHFIFMCPRCGKQFNHSSNLNRHMNVHRGVKSHSCGICGKCFTQKSTLHDHLNLHSGARPYRCSYCDVRFAHKPAIRRHLKEQHGKTTAENVLEASVAEINVLIR; this is encoded by the coding sequence atGGCTTCTGGGGTGGAGGTCCTGCGCTTCCAGTTGCCTGGCCACGAGGCCGCCACGCTTCGCAACATGAACCAGCTCCGCGCAGAGGAGCGATTTTGCGATGTGACCATTGTGGCGGACAGCCTCAAGTTCCGTGGCCACAAGGTCATCCTGGCCGCCTGCTCACCATTCCTGCGAGACCAGTTCCTGCTGAACCCCAGCTCCGAGCTGCAGGTCTCGCTGATGCACAGTGCGCGCATAGTGGCCGACCTGCTCCTCTCCTGCTACACGGGCGCCCTGGAATTCGCCGTCCGGGACATCGTGAACTATCTGACGGCCGCCTCCTACCTGCAGATGGAACACGTGGTGGAGAAATGCCGGAATGCCCTCAGCCAATTCATCGAGCCCAAAATTGGCCTCAAAGAAGATGGGGTCAGTGAGGCCAGCCTTGTCAGCGGGGTCAGCGCCACCaagtccctcctccctcctgccagGACCCCCAAGCCGGCCCccaagccccctcccccacctcctctacCCCCTCCACTTCTTAGGCCTGTGAAGCTAGAGTTTCCTCTGGATGAGGACCTGGAGCTGAAGGCCGAGGaggaggatgaggatgaggaCGAGGATGTGTCTGACATCTGCATCGTCAAGGTGGAGTCGGCCCTGGAGGTGGCCCACCGGCTCAAGCCCCCTGGAGGCCTAGGTGGGGGCTTAGGCATTGGGGCCTCTGTGGGCAGCCACCTCGGAGAACTGGCCCAGAGTAGCGTGCCGCCCAGCCCTGTGGCCCCTCCGCAGGGCGTGGTGAAGGCCTGCTACAGCCTGTCTGAGGACGCAGAAGGAGAGGGCCTGCTCTTGATCCCCGGGGGCCGGGCAAGCGTGGGGGCCACCTCTGGCCTAGTGGAGGCAGCAGCGGTGGCCATGGCtgcccggggggcggggggcagcctgggggcagggggcagccgCGGCCCCCTGCCTGGGGGCTTCTCAGGGGGGAACCCCCTGAAGAACATCAAGTGTACCAAGTGCCCGGAAGTGTTCCAGGGCGTGGAGAAGCTGGTCTTCCACATGCGGGCGCAGCACTTCATCTTCATGTGCCCGCGCTGCGGCAAGCAGTTCAACCACAGCAGCAACCTCAACCGGCACATGAACGTGCACCGCGGCGTCAAGTCGCACTCCTGCGGCATCTGCGGCAAGTGCTTCACCCAGAAGTCCACGCTGCACGACCACCTCAACCTGCATTCCGGCGCGCGGCCCTACCGCTGCTCCTACTGTGACGTGCGCTTCGCCCACAAGCCGGCCATCCGGAGACACCTCAAGGAACAGCATGGTAAAACCACAGCCGAGAATGTGCTGGAGGCCAGCGTGGCCGAAATCAACGTCCTCATCCGCTAG